A portion of the Trachemys scripta elegans isolate TJP31775 chromosome 9, CAS_Tse_1.0, whole genome shotgun sequence genome contains these proteins:
- the EIF4A2 gene encoding eukaryotic initiation factor 4A-II yields the protein MSGGSTDYSRDHGGPEGMDPDGIIESNWNEIVDNFDDMNLKESLLRGIYAYGFEKPSAIQQRAIIPCIKGYDVIAQAQSGTGKTATFAISILQQLEIDLKETQALVLAPTRELAQQIQKVILALGDYMGATCHACIGGTNVRNEMQKLQAEAPHIVVGTPGRVFDMLNRRYLSPKWIKMFVLDEADEMLSRGFKDQIYEIFQKLSTNIQVVLLSATMPMDVLEVTKKFMRDPIRILVKKEELTLEGIKQFYINVEREEWKLDTLCDLYETLTITQAVIFLNTRRKVDWLTEKMHARDFTVSALHGDMDQKERDVIMREFRSGSSRVLITTDLLARGIDVQQVSLVINYDLPTNRENYIHRIGRGGRFGRKGVAINFVTEEDKRILRDIETFYNTTVEEMPMNVADLI from the exons ATGTCAGGTGGTTCCACGGATTATAGCAG AGACCATGGCGGCCCAGAGGGAATGGACCCTGATGGTATCATTGAG AGCAATTGGAATGAAATTGTTGACAATTTTGATGATATGAATTTAAAAGAATCCCTTCTCAGGGGTATTTATGCTTATGGTTTTGAGAAGCCTTCAGCAATTCAACAGAGAGCTATTATTCCATGTATCAAAG GGTATGATGTGATTGCTCAAGCTCAGTCAGGTACTGGCAAGACAGCCACATTTGCTATTTCCATCCTGCAGCAATTGGAGATTGATCTCAAGGAGACCCAAGCACTAGTATTGGCCCCTACCAGAGAACTGGCTCAACAG ataCAAAAGGTAATTTTGGCTCTTGGAGACTATATGGGTGCAACTTGCCATGCTTGTATTGGTGGCACGAATGTTCGTAATGAGATGCAGAAGCTTCAGGCTGAGGCTCCACACATTGTGGTTGGAACTCCAGGTCGGGTGTTTGATATGTTAAACAGACGATATCTTT CACCTAAATGGATCAAGATGTTTGTTTTGGATGAAGCAGATGAAATGTTGAGCCGTGGATTTAAAGATCAAATttatgaaatttttcaaaagttaagCACAAATATTCAG GTTGTATTGCTGTCAGCCACAATGCCAATGGATGTGTTGGAAGTGACCAAAAAGTTCATGAGAGATCCTATACGTATTCTGGTGAAGAAAGAAGAATTGACCCTTGAGGGTATCAAACAATTCTATATTAATGTTGAAAGAGAG GAATGGAAGCTGGATACTCTCTGTGACTTGTATGAGACACTGACCATTACACAGGCTGTTATTTTCCTGAATACAAGGAGAAAAGTGGATTGGCTTACAGAGAAAATGCATGCGAGAGACTTCACGGTTTCTGCTCTG CATGGTGACATGGACCAGAAGGAACGAGATGTTATCATGAGGGAGTTTAGATCAGGATCAAGCCGTGTCTTGATCACTACCGATTTGTTG GCTCGTGGCATTGATGTGCAACAAGTTTCGTTGGTTATAAATTACGACCTGCCGACCAATCGTGAAAACTACATTCACAG AATTGGACGAGGTGGTCGTTTTGGCAGGAAAGGTGTGGCTATAAACTTTGTTACCGAAGAGGACAAAAGAATTCTTCGGGATATTGAGACTTTCTACAATACTACAGTGGAGGAGATGCCTATGAATGTGGCTGATCTCATTTAA